DNA sequence from the Verrucomicrobiia bacterium genome:
CGTCATCCTTGCCCCGTTCGAACCGGTTCCCCTCTACACCAAGCTCGGGCGTTGCGGCTTCGGTCACCGCACCACCCACCTCCCCGATGGCTCCTGGCGCGTCGAGTTCCTGCCGGAATCCGATGCCAGCGCCGAATCGTTCGCCGGATGCGGTTGCCATGCCGGGTAGAAATCTGGTTCGCTCCAGGGCATCCCCATGAAGGCCAGCGTGATCCAGGGCGCCATCCTCGGCACGGCCATCGGTGCGGCCCTCGGCGTCGGTGCCTTCACCTTCATCTACGCCAAGGGCGGCTCCTATCTCACCGACAACCCGGCCGCCTGCGCCAATTGCCACGTCATGCGCGAGCATTACGACGCCTGGCACCACGGCAGTCACCGCGCCGTCGCCAGTTGCAACGACTGCCATACCCCCCACGCCCTCATCCCCAAATACTACGTCAAGGCCGAGAACGGCTTCTGGCATTCGTTCTACTTCACCACCGGCACCTTCGATGACCCCATCCGCGCCCGCGACGTCAGCCTGCGCGTCACCGAGGACAACTGCCGCCGCTGCCACTCCGAAATCGTGGACCAGATCGACCGACACCCCGGTCACGGTCGCGAACTCTCCTGCATCCGCTGCCATCGCGAGGTCGGCCATCCCAATCGTTAGCCCCTCCCTTTCGCACCCTTCCCCCTCCCCCTCAACCGCACCCCACCGCACCCCATGAACACCCCGACCCCCCCCGGCCCCGCCGCCCCACCGCCGCGCCGCACCCTCGTCGCCTTCGTGGTCACCGCCCTCGTCGCCGCCCTCCTCGCCGTCGGCGGCCTCGCCCTGCTCATGAACATCCTCGAGCACAAGCAGGAGGCCCGGAACCCCTTCTTCCGTGTCGTCGAACTCACCGACGAAACCGAGGACCCCGCCATCTGGGGCAAGAATTTTCCCCTCCACTACGACGACTACCTCCGTACCACCGACCAGCAACGCACCCGCTACGGCGGCAGCGAGGCCCTCCCCCGCACCCCCACCGATGCCGACCCCCGCTCCATCGTCGCCCAGTCCCGCCTCGAAGAAGACACCCGCCTCAAACGCATGTGGGCCGGCTACGCCTTCGCCCGCGATTTCCGCGAGGACCGCGGCCATGCCTACATGCTCGAGGACCAGACCTTCACCGAACGCCAGCATGCCGTCGCCCAACCCGGTACCTGCCTCAACTGCCATGCCTCGGTCTATGTCCCCTACATGCGCGCCGGTGACGGCGATCTCTTCCGCGGCTTCGAGGCCCTGAACCAGATGCCCTTCGCCGAGGCCAGACAGCACGTCCAGCATCCGGTCACCTGCATCGACTGCCACGATTCCCAGACGATGGAACTCCGTATCACCCGCCCCGCCTTCATCGAGGGCATCCGCGCCGCCAAGGCCGCCGAGGGCATCCCCGACTACGATGTTCAGCGCCACGCCTCCCGCCAGGAAATGCGCTCCTTCGTCTGCGCCCAATGCCACGTCGAGTACTACTTCAAAGGCCCCGAAAAGCGCCTGGTCTATCCCTGGAGCAAGGGCCTCAAGGTCGAGGACATGCTCGCCTACTACGATGAGGTCGGGCACCGCGACTGGACCCACGCCGAGACCGGCGCCGCCGCCCTCAAGGTCCAGCATCCCGAATTCGAACTCTGGAGCCAGGGCATCCATGCCCGCTCCGGTGTCGCCTGCACCGACTGCCACATGCCCTACAAACGCGTCGGCGCCCTCAAGATCAGCGATCACCACGTCCGCAGCCCCCTCCTCAATGTCCAGAAGGCCTGCCAGACCTGCCACCACTGGCCCGAAGAGGAACTCCTCCAGCGCGCGTTCACCATCCAGGACCGCACCTACAAGATGCGCAACCTCGCCATGGACGCCCTCATGGACCTTATCGATGACCTCGCCACGGTCCGCTCCTCCGGCATCGCCACCAACAACCCCGCCTTCCTCGCCGCCCAGGACTTCCAGCGCAAAGCCAAGTTCTACGTCGATTTCATCGAGGCCGAAAACTCCATGGGCTTCCATGCCCCCCAGGAGGCCGCCCGCATCCTCGGCGAATCCATCGACTTCAGTCGCCAGGGCCAGAACGCCCTGCGCCGCCTCCCCGTCGGCCCCGATACCGCCGCCGCCCACTGACGCCCACTGACGCCCACTGACGCCCACTGACGCCCACTGACACCCGCTGACGCCCGGCGGAGGCACCCCCCGCCGGGCGTCCTCATTCCCCCAGCGACCGAGCCACCACTCCGCGCAGACCGTCCGGGTTCCGCACCGTGATCCGCGGCCCGTCCACCTCGATCCATTCCATCTCGCGCAGCTTCGCCAGGGTCCGCGACAGCGTCTCGCTCACCGTCCCCAATTCCGCCGCCAGCGCCCGCTTCGTTCCCCGCAATTCCACCGTGTACGGCTCTGCCCGGTCCGGCTCCGGACGTTGCCGCCACAGCCAGTGCGCCAGCCGCGTCTCGACATCCTTCCGGGTCAGATCCTCCAACTGCCCCACCAGCGCCCGAAGATGCATCGACATCGACGCCAGCATCCGCAACGCCAGTTCCGGACGCTGCTTCAACAACTCCACAAATCCGTCCTTCCGCACCAGCAATACCGACGTCGGCTCCGTCGCCCGCGCATCCGCCGGATACCCGCTCTCGCTCGCCAGCGTCGCCTCCGCAAACGACTGCCCCGCCCGGAACACCTGGATCACCTGCTCCTTCCCCGCCGCCGTCACCCGGTGCACCAGAATGCTCCCGCTCTGCACCACATAGAATCCGCGCGACGGTTCGCCCTGCCGGAACAGATACTCCCCACGGTCCAGCGTCTTCGTCACCGTCAGCTCCACCACCCGCTCCATCTCGTCGCTCGACAGTCCGACAAACAACTCGCACCGGCGCAGCACGCTCGTCACCCCCACCCGCCGCAGTTCAGGTTGCACGTTCGCCATCCCCCGCACCCTATCCCCGCCCCCGCCCCGCGCCGAGCCAGATCCATCGCACCGCGTCCAGTCGCAGCCGTGCCCCCAGCAGATGCCCCCGCAACGCCGCACGCCGTGCCTCAATCCCTTCCACCTCTTCCGGCCGGACCGCCGGGTTCACCGCCGCCAGCGCCCGCAACCGCTCCGCCTCGTGGCCCAGTTCCGCCTCCATGCGCGTGACCGCCTCCTCGCGCACCGGACCCGCCCGCCCCTCCGCCAACGCCCGGCTCGCCGCCAGCATCGACGGCAACACCGACCGCACCGCATCGCTGTCCAGATCCTCGTGCCCATCCCCGTCCACCAGCCGCGCCCCCCCCAATCCCCGTTCCGCCTCCGCCGTCACGTCACCCCCGCGCGCATCCACCCACAGCCGGATCGGCGTCGCCGGAAGGAACCGGTCCACCATCCATCGCGCCGGTGCCACGCATTCCACCAGATGCACCGTCTCCAGCCACAGCCCGCGCCGCGGCGCCTCCGGCCACACCGCCCAGGCGCTGTTCCCATCCGGAGACCCCAGCAGCAGATCCAACGCCCCGGTCACCATCGGATGATCCCACGTCAGAAACACCAGATCCTCCCGCACCAGGGCCAGCGCCCGGTCGAACGTCACCAGACATCCCCCGGACGGCAGCCCCGGAAAGGACTCCGAATACACCCCGTCCCCCCCAAGCCGGTACCGCCTCGGCCCCAGATCCTCCACCGGCACCCCGTAGTGATCCCACGCCTCCAGCATGAACGCCTCCAGCGTCGGCTCGCGATCCATCGCCCGAACCCCCTCCACAATCCGCTCCGCCACCGCCGGCCGGAACGAGTTCAGCTCCAGCAACCGGTCCCGCCCCGCCTCCAGCCGCTGCTCGATCTCCTTCCGGACCTTCCGCGTCCGCTCCACCAGATCGTCCAATTCCCCCTCCCGCACCGACTGCGTCTCGTGATAGTCCTGCGCCAGATCCCGCACCTCCTCCCCAAACCGCTCCAGCAACTCCCGCCCCGCCACCAGATTGTGCCCGAACGCATCCAGCCCCTCATGGAACCACCGGAACAACACCTCCTGCGCGCTCCCCCTCACATACGGCACGTGGATCCGGATGTCCTCGCTCTGCCCAATCCGGTCCAGCCGCCCGATCCGCTGCTCCACCAGCTCCGGATCCAGCGGCAGATCGAACAACACCAGATGATGCGCAAACTGGAAGTTCCGCCCCTCGCTCCCGATCTCCGACGCCACCAGCATCCGGGCCCCGTCCGGCTCCGCAAACCACGCCGCATTCCGATCCCGCTGCACCAGCTCCAGATCCTCATGGAACAACGCCGTCGGCACCGACACCTCCCGCCGCAGCGCCTCGTCGATCGCCACCACCTTCTCCCGCGTCCGTGTCAGCGTCAGGACCTTCGCCTCCGGATGGTTCCGCAGGAATCCCGCCAGCCACACAATCCGCGGATCCCGCCCCAGATCCAGCCCCGTCCCCTTCCCCTGCGCCCCGGACCGCTCCCCCACCACCCGGTCCGCCTCGAACTCCCAGGCCAGCCTCTCCAGCTCACGCTCCGTCTCCCCCTCCACCGTCAGGGGCTCCGGACACGGCACCCGCCGCGGAAATCCCTTCATCGCCGCCCGCGTGTTCCGGAACATCACCCGCCCCGTCCCGTGCCGGTCCAGCAGATCCGACACCAACGCCTCCCGCGCCGCCGCATCACCCCGGGCCAGCGCCTCCAGCCGCCCCTGGATCTCCCCGGGCTCCGATCCCAGAATCCCATGCAACCGCCGCCGGTCTGCCGGCGACAGCTTCGCCCCCCCTGCCAGCCGGTTCGCCACCGACGCCACCTCCCCGTAGTGCCGCGTCTCCTCCTCGAATCGTTTCAAGTCCGGATACCGGTCCGGATCCAGAAGCCGCAGCCGCGCAAAATGCCCCGCCAATCCCAGTTGCTCCGGCGTCGCCGTCAGCAGCAGCAGGCATTCCGAACTCCGGCTCACCCGTTCCACCGCCAGATACTCCGGGCCCGCCCCCTCCACACCCCAACGCAGGTGATGCGCCTCGTCCACCACCAGCAAGTCCCAGCCCGCCCCGCCCGCCTGCGCCGCCCGGCCCGGATTCAAAAGCAACGGCAGCCCGCACAATACCCACTGGTCGTCGAGGAACGGGTTCGCCTCCGGATCCCCCGCCGCGATCGCCCGGCACCGCTCCTCATCGAAAATGTGGAACCGCAGGTTGAACCGTCGCAGCAGCTCCACAAACCACTGGTGCACCAGCGGCTCCGGCACCACCACCAGCACCCGCGCCGCCCGCCCTGTCGCCAGCATCCGGTGCAGAATCAGGCACGCCTCGATCGTCTTCCCCAATCCCACCTCGTCCGCCAGCAACACCCGCGGCCGCTCCCGCCCCGTCACCTCCGCCGCAATCGACAACTGGTGCGGGATCAGATCCATCCGCCCCCCCACGAACCCCCGCACTGCCGACTGCCGCCGCCGGTGCTGATGCCCCAGCGCCCGCCACCGCAGCTCATGGATCCGTACCGGATCCACCCGGCCCGTCGCCAGCCGCTCCTCCGGAGACCCGTACCCCACGGCATCGCACAACGCGCTCTCCAGGGCCTCCTCCCCTCCCTCACCCCGGTATCGCAACACCCCGCCCTCCTCCTCCACCGCCGCCACCAGCCAGCTCGCCCCCTCCCCCGCCGTCACCCGTTCGCCCGGTCGAAACACCACCCTCCGCAGCGGTGCCGATCCCACCGCATACCGCCGCTCCTCCCCGCTCGCGGGAAATCGCACCCTCACCTGCACCCCGTCGCCCTCCACCACCAGCCCAAGCCCCAGCTCGGGCTCCGCTTCGCTCATCCATCGCTGTCCCGGTAACAAACGCATCCAAACCCAGTCCACCCCCGAATCCCCACCCCAGTCCAGCGCGCATTCCACCCGGCAGGCTTCCAAACGCAGTCCTCCCGCCCTATCCTGTCCGCCATGATCGACGGTCACGACCAGGATGTCGCCCTGATGCTGCGCGTTCAGCGCGGCGACCGCGCCGCCTTCGAGTCCCTCGTCGGGAAGTACCGCCAGCCCATCCTCGGCTTCGTGCTCCGCACCCTCCGCGATCCCGATGAAGCCGAAGACATCGCCCAGCAGGTCTTCGTCCAGGTCTGGAAGGCCGCCGCCCGTTACCGCGTCGCCTCCCGCTTCGCCACCTGGCTCTTCACCATCGCCCGCAACCTCTGCCTCAACGAACTCCGCCGCCGCGGCCGGCACCCCACGGAATCCCTCGACGCCCCCGGCCCCGCCGGCGATGCCCCGCCGGAACGAACCTTCGAGGATACCCGCAGCCCCGGCGTGATCGGTGAAGTGCTCCTCTCCGAACTCGATGCGAAGATCGAAGAAGCTCTCCGCGACCTGCCCGAGTCCCAACGCTCCGCCCTCCTCCTCCTCCGCGAACAGGAACTCGCCTACGAGGACATCGCCCGCATCCTCGGCGTCTCCGTCTCGGCCACCAAGTCCCTCATCCATCGCGCCCGCGAAACCCTCAAGCTCCGCCTCAAAGCCTACCTCCGCACCGGCGAATGGAATGCCGCCGCCGCCGGCACCCCGGAAACAACTTTTCCCCGTGCCCGGTTTTGAACCCTCCGTGACATGAGCGACGATCCCCGTCCCTCCCTCCGTGACGTCCTGCTCCGCCGCGACCTCCATCCCGACGAGGAACGGCGTCTCGCCCGCTGGCTCGACCTTCATCCCGAAACCACCGCCGACTGGCAGTCCGACGCCGCCGTCGCCCGCGCCCTGCGCCGCCTCCCTCCGGTCCCCGTTCCCTCGAACTTCACCCACCAGGTCCTCGCCCGTCTCGATCGCCAGTCCGATTCCCAGACCCGCGCCACCCGCCGCCCCAGGACCCTGCGCCTCCCCTGGCCCCGCTGGATCCCGGCCGCAGCCACCCTCCTGCTCCTCACCGCCCTCGGCGTCGGCTGGAATCTCCACCGCCAGCACCGCCAGGAACGTCTCTTGCAGGCCGAACGCGAACTGGCTGCCCTCCAGCTCCTCGCCGAACTGCCCCCCGCCGCCCTCGAAGATTTCGAGGTCATCCGCCACTTCGGCGATTCCTGGCCCCAGGTGGACGATGAACTCCTCGCCGCCCTCCAATGAACCCCGCCCCCGCCATCGCCCTCCCTCGCCGCCGCGCGGCCCTTCCACTCCTCGTCCTCCTTCCCCTCACCCTGCTCGCCGCACCCGTCGCCACCCCGCCGGCAGTCACCCTCCCCTCCCCTCCCCTCCCCCACGCCCCCTCTGCGACCCCACTCCCGGCATCGCCCGTCGGCACCTTCCGCCAATGGCTCGGCATGCCCGAGGCCGAACGCACCTCGGCCCTCGCCTCGCGGCCTGAACCGCAACGCGCCTTCCTCCGTTCCAGGCTCGCCGAATACGAATCGCTCCCCCCCGAGCAACGTGAAGAACGCCTGCGCGTCACCGATCTCTACTGGCACCTCCAGCAACTCGTCCGACGCCCCGCGGATCAACGCCCCGCCCTCCTCGACTCCGCCCCCGAGGACCTTCGTCCCGTCCTCCTCCAACGCCTCGCCTGGTGGGATCGACTGGCACCCGCCGACCGCGACACCCTGCTCGCCCACGAAGACACCCTTCGCACCCTCGCCCGCCTTCGCACCGCCCCCCAGCCGCCACTCCC
Encoded proteins:
- a CDS encoding sigma-70 family RNA polymerase sigma factor; its protein translation is MIDGHDQDVALMLRVQRGDRAAFESLVGKYRQPILGFVLRTLRDPDEAEDIAQQVFVQVWKAAARYRVASRFATWLFTIARNLCLNELRRRGRHPTESLDAPGPAGDAPPERTFEDTRSPGVIGEVLLSELDAKIEEALRDLPESQRSALLLLREQELAYEDIARILGVSVSATKSLIHRARETLKLRLKAYLRTGEWNAAAAGTPETTFPRARF
- a CDS encoding ammonia-forming cytochrome c nitrite reductase subunit c552, translating into MNTPTPPGPAAPPPRRTLVAFVVTALVAALLAVGGLALLMNILEHKQEARNPFFRVVELTDETEDPAIWGKNFPLHYDDYLRTTDQQRTRYGGSEALPRTPTDADPRSIVAQSRLEEDTRLKRMWAGYAFARDFREDRGHAYMLEDQTFTERQHAVAQPGTCLNCHASVYVPYMRAGDGDLFRGFEALNQMPFAEARQHVQHPVTCIDCHDSQTMELRITRPAFIEGIRAAKAAEGIPDYDVQRHASRQEMRSFVCAQCHVEYYFKGPEKRLVYPWSKGLKVEDMLAYYDEVGHRDWTHAETGAAALKVQHPEFELWSQGIHARSGVACTDCHMPYKRVGALKISDHHVRSPLLNVQKACQTCHHWPEEELLQRAFTIQDRTYKMRNLAMDALMDLIDDLATVRSSGIATNNPAFLAAQDFQRKAKFYVDFIEAENSMGFHAPQEAARILGESIDFSRQGQNALRRLPVGPDTAAAH
- the nrfH gene encoding cytochrome c nitrite reductase small subunit produces the protein MKASVIQGAILGTAIGAALGVGAFTFIYAKGGSYLTDNPAACANCHVMREHYDAWHHGSHRAVASCNDCHTPHALIPKYYVKAENGFWHSFYFTTGTFDDPIRARDVSLRVTEDNCRRCHSEIVDQIDRHPGHGRELSCIRCHREVGHPNR
- the rapA gene encoding RNA polymerase-associated protein RapA; this translates as MRLLPGQRWMSEAEPELGLGLVVEGDGVQVRVRFPASGEERRYAVGSAPLRRVVFRPGERVTAGEGASWLVAAVEEEGGVLRYRGEGGEEALESALCDAVGYGSPEERLATGRVDPVRIHELRWRALGHQHRRRQSAVRGFVGGRMDLIPHQLSIAAEVTGRERPRVLLADEVGLGKTIEACLILHRMLATGRAARVLVVVPEPLVHQWFVELLRRFNLRFHIFDEERCRAIAAGDPEANPFLDDQWVLCGLPLLLNPGRAAQAGGAGWDLLVVDEAHHLRWGVEGAGPEYLAVERVSRSSECLLLLTATPEQLGLAGHFARLRLLDPDRYPDLKRFEEETRHYGEVASVANRLAGGAKLSPADRRRLHGILGSEPGEIQGRLEALARGDAAAREALVSDLLDRHGTGRVMFRNTRAAMKGFPRRVPCPEPLTVEGETERELERLAWEFEADRVVGERSGAQGKGTGLDLGRDPRIVWLAGFLRNHPEAKVLTLTRTREKVVAIDEALRREVSVPTALFHEDLELVQRDRNAAWFAEPDGARMLVASEIGSEGRNFQFAHHLVLFDLPLDPELVEQRIGRLDRIGQSEDIRIHVPYVRGSAQEVLFRWFHEGLDAFGHNLVAGRELLERFGEEVRDLAQDYHETQSVREGELDDLVERTRKVRKEIEQRLEAGRDRLLELNSFRPAVAERIVEGVRAMDREPTLEAFMLEAWDHYGVPVEDLGPRRYRLGGDGVYSESFPGLPSGGCLVTFDRALALVREDLVFLTWDHPMVTGALDLLLGSPDGNSAWAVWPEAPRRGLWLETVHLVECVAPARWMVDRFLPATPIRLWVDARGGDVTAEAERGLGGARLVDGDGHEDLDSDAVRSVLPSMLAASRALAEGRAGPVREEAVTRMEAELGHEAERLRALAAVNPAVRPEEVEGIEARRAALRGHLLGARLRLDAVRWIWLGAGRGRG
- a CDS encoding DUF3106 domain-containing protein; the encoded protein is MNPAPAIALPRRRAALPLLVLLPLTLLAAPVATPPAVTLPSPPLPHAPSATPLPASPVGTFRQWLGMPEAERTSALASRPEPQRAFLRSRLAEYESLPPEQREERLRVTDLYWHLQQLVRRPADQRPALLDSAPEDLRPVLLQRLAWWDRLAPADRDTLLAHEDTLRTLARLRTAPQPPLPPGIPPLPEPATPAGSGPAWQRWQALSDADRHRAQAQWREFFRHPPAALDAQTLPAMTPAERRQMEDVLQRFRNLPPAQRQTCIDSFARLAGMPPAERAAFLRHAERWETLPPAERAAWRRLVTQLPPLPIQPGLPPLPPSAGHR
- a CDS encoding Crp/Fnr family transcriptional regulator produces the protein MANVQPELRRVGVTSVLRRCELFVGLSSDEMERVVELTVTKTLDRGEYLFRQGEPSRGFYVVQSGSILVHRVTAAGKEQVIQVFRAGQSFAEATLASESGYPADARATEPTSVLLVRKDGFVELLKQRPELALRMLASMSMHLRALVGQLEDLTRKDVETRLAHWLWRQRPEPDRAEPYTVELRGTKRALAAELGTVSETLSRTLAKLREMEWIEVDGPRITVRNPDGLRGVVARSLGE